From the Musa acuminata AAA Group cultivar baxijiao chromosome BXJ1-2, Cavendish_Baxijiao_AAA, whole genome shotgun sequence genome, one window contains:
- the LOC135612270 gene encoding exocyst complex component EXO70I-like — protein sequence MEDATNAIHDDGVSADTMIDKLHASRSGIDSVLRSSSELDVAISGFDGRLSVRLAAISAIYDAVAPLHSQAVAAQALRTRIDRAVSPALALLRGFSLVRSLQRRLLRLSPPAADPRRIVAYVDCVDSLHDAVAGVAAECEPAVQRLQEAVEFLSRTKATDRLRLHRLSEALAALQALYEDEVDAMRYEGLLDEALLLLQHECESLLLQLKHHAFGESDGLDLIPEATDGSDLPHLGSSLQIEALRRIAQTLAANDCLDIAIDIFVTVRYRRAAQALMRLKPEYLRTSAPEDMDAMEWEDVEAAITLWIRHLEVAVRMLFAVEKRLCHDVLGGLMGGAVWPECLAKIADRIMAVFFCFGEGVARSSKQPQKLFKLLDMFDALDRMWPDLAAVFDGEAGGQVRARFRELQKLVVHAAATAFREFGLRIEGLQDGAPPPADGSVPKVVRYAVHYLKCLATAAYAGPMGRVLRTERTWRPELPSRPPEADGDDEGLLGDAVRGILEALQRNVEAQRSRYGKKDRVLPHVMATNAYWYMYMRTRGTEVARLVGEDMMKARYKTAAEQAAFAYQEAAWGPLVRLLERNEAAGTARATTEEFMRGFDDNLRKHKSLYCIRDADLREQIGEAVAKAVVPAYTAFLHANAGATDGRAFPPPDSIRELILQLFDAGGEERRREAEGERSSKGERVSHRRRAEGPWSSEAPSRRKSQQNK from the exons ATGGAGGACGCCACAAACGCGATCCACGACGACGGCGTCAGCGCCGACACCATGATCGACAAGCTCCACGCCTCGCGCTCCGGCATCGACTCGGTCCTCCGCTCCTCCTCCGAGCTTGACGTGGCCATCTCCGGCTTCGACGGTCGCCTCTCAGTCCGACTCGCCGCCATCTCCGCCATCTATGACGCGGTGGCGCCACTTCACTCCCAAGCCGTCGCAGCCCAGGCCCTCCGCACCCGCATCGACCGCGCCGTCTCCCCCGCCCTCGCCCTTCTCCGCGGCTTCTCTCTCGTCCGGTCCCTCCAGCGCCGGCTACTCCGGCTCTCCCCTCCCGCGGCCGACCCCCGCCGCATCGTCGCCTACGTCGATTGCGTCGACAGCCTCCACGACGCGGTCGCAGGCGTCGCCGCTGAGTGCGAGCCAGCGGTGCAGCGCCTTCAGGAGGCGGTCGAGTTCCTGAGCCGGACCAAGGCCACGGACCGCCTCCGCCTCCACCGCCTCAGTGAGGCCCTCGCCGCCCTCCAGGCCCTCTACGAGGACGAGGTCGACGCCATGCGGTACGAAGGCCTCTTGGACGAAGCCCTTCTCCTGCTGCAGCACGAGTGCGAGTCTCTCCTTCTCCAGCTCAAGCATCACGCCTTTGGCGAATCTGATGGCCTTGATCTGATCCCGGAAGCGACCGACGGCTCTGATCTCCCCCATCTCGGCTCGTCTCTCCAGATTGAGGCCCTCCGGCGGATCGCCCAAACGCTCGCCGCCAACGATTGCCTCGACATCGCGATCGATATCTTCGTTACG GTGAGGTACCGAAGGGCGGCGCAGGCGCTGATGAGGTTGAAACCAGAGTACCTGAGGACGTCCGCGCCGGAGGACATGGACGCGATGGAGTGGGAGGATGTGGAAGCGGCGATCACGCTCTGGATCCGGCACCTCGAGGTGGCGGTGCGGATGCTGTTCGCCGTGGAGAAACGGCTCTGCCACGACGTGCTAGGCGGATTGATGGGCGGCGCCGTGTGGCCTGAATGCCTCGCAAAGATCGCCGACCGGATTATGGCCGTCTTCTTCTGCTTCGGTGAGGGCGTCGCCCGGAGCTCGAAGCAGCCGCAGAAGCTGTTCAAGCTCCTCGACATGTTCGACGCGTTGGACAGGATGTGGCCCGATCTGGCGGCCGTCTTCGACGGAGAGGCGGGCGGCCAAGTCCGAGCGCGGTTCCGCGAGCTCCAGAAGCTCGTCGTCCACGCGGCGGCGACGGCATTCAGGGAATTTGGCCTCCGGATTGAGGGACTGCAGGACGGCGCACCGCCGCCGGCGGATGGGTCGGTGCCGAAGGTCGTCCGATACGCCGTCCATTACCTCAAATGTCTCGCGACGGCCGCGTACGCCGGACCGATGGGTCGAGTGCTACGAACAGAGCGCACCTGGAGACCGGAGCTGCCTTCGCGACCCCCTGAGGCGGACGGCGACGATGAGGGGCTCCTCGGTGACGCAGTGCGCGGTATTCTGGAGGCGTTGCAGCGTAACGTAGAGGCGCAGCGGTCGAGGTACGGGAAGAAGGACCGAGTACTGCCCCACGTGATGGCCACCAACGCGTACTGGTACATGTACATGAGGACGAGGGGGACGGAGGTGGCGAGGCTGGTGGGGGAGGACATGATGAAAGCGAGGTACAAGACCGCGGCGGAGCAGGCGGCGTTCGCGTACCAGGAGGCAGCATGGGGGCCTCTGGTGAGGCTGCTGGAGAGGAACGAGGCGGCGGGGACGGCGAGAGCGACGACGGAGGAATTCATGAGGGGATTCGACGATAACCTGAGGAAGCACAAGAGCCTCTACTGCATTCGGGACGCCGACCTGAGGGAGCAGATAGGGGAGGCGGTGGCGAAGGCGGTGGTGCCGGCGTACACGGCATTCCTTCACGCCAACGCCGGGGCGACGGACGGGAGGGCGTTCCCACCACCTGACTCGATCAGGGAACTGATACTGCAGCTGTTCGATGCCGGAGGGGAGGAAAGGAGGAGGGAGGCGGAGGGGGAGAGGAGCTCCAAGGGAGAGCGAGTGAGCCATCGGAGGCGGGCAGAGGGACCGTGGAGTTCGGAGGCTCCTTCGC